The following coding sequences lie in one Nonomuraea muscovyensis genomic window:
- a CDS encoding DUF3311 domain-containing protein, whose amino-acid sequence MTSDHPDPPRRPLPARVAAGLCLIVPFVALLWVPSYAREGPALAGMPFFYWYQLAWVPMSTTLMIVACLLLRGGSPHR is encoded by the coding sequence ATGACCAGCGATCACCCCGATCCGCCGCGCCGGCCGCTGCCGGCGCGCGTGGCGGCGGGCCTGTGCCTGATCGTGCCGTTCGTCGCGCTCTTGTGGGTGCCGTCGTACGCGCGGGAAGGGCCGGCCTTGGCCGGCATGCCGTTCTTCTACTGGTACCAGCTCGCCTGGGTACCGATGAGCACCACGCTGATGATCGTCGCCTGTCTCCTGCTGCGTGGCGGCTCACCCCACCGCTAA
- a CDS encoding sodium:solute symporter family protein yields the protein MTNYPATVAAFLAVLAGTSLVAVTARWFRRVDDLPTLEDWALAGRRFGAAVTWFLLGGTIYTAYTFAAVPGLVYGVGALGFFALPYTVIVYPLAFVLLPRLWRAAHEHGCVTVADYVKARYSSAPLALVVALTGILATMPYIALQLVGIRAVLSAGGLYPSDWVGDLALVAVFAVLAAATYRYGLRAPAVISLVKGAAIFGAVVGVIAVVLNRLGGAGRIFESAERNLPGGPGGPSLLLEPEMYPAFASLALGSALALLMYPHVLTAAFSAASARTLRKVTVALPVWTAVLGLFGLLGIAALAAGVEAPPGNAEAALPLLIQRLMPAALTGALFGALAVGALVPAAVMSIAAATLFVRNVYVEYFNPFATPKYQTRVAQWVSLTAKVGAVAFVLGLRNQDAINLQLLGGVWILQTFPSVALGLFTRWSHGRALLGGWLAGMVAGTLMVAWGGFSAVITLGVPAYAAVVALAINVVVTLVLTPFARSVPSSPPPVRPA from the coding sequence ATGACGAACTACCCGGCGACAGTCGCGGCGTTCCTCGCCGTGCTCGCGGGCACGTCTCTCGTCGCGGTGACCGCCCGGTGGTTCAGGCGGGTGGACGACCTGCCGACGCTGGAAGACTGGGCGCTGGCCGGGCGGCGGTTCGGCGCGGCCGTCACCTGGTTCCTGCTCGGCGGCACCATCTACACCGCCTACACCTTCGCCGCTGTGCCGGGGCTGGTGTACGGGGTGGGGGCGCTCGGTTTCTTCGCGCTGCCGTACACGGTGATCGTCTATCCGCTGGCGTTCGTGCTGCTGCCCCGGCTGTGGCGGGCCGCTCACGAGCACGGCTGCGTGACGGTCGCCGACTACGTCAAGGCGCGCTACAGCTCGGCGCCGCTCGCGCTGGTCGTCGCTCTGACCGGCATCCTGGCCACGATGCCGTACATCGCCCTGCAGCTCGTCGGCATCCGCGCGGTGCTGAGCGCGGGCGGCCTCTACCCGAGCGATTGGGTCGGTGACCTGGCGCTGGTCGCGGTCTTCGCGGTGCTCGCCGCCGCCACCTACCGCTACGGCCTGCGGGCCCCGGCGGTGATCTCCCTGGTGAAAGGGGCGGCGATCTTCGGCGCGGTCGTAGGCGTGATCGCGGTTGTGCTCAACCGGCTCGGCGGGGCCGGCCGGATCTTCGAGTCGGCCGAGCGTAACCTGCCGGGCGGCCCGGGCGGGCCGTCACTGCTGCTGGAGCCGGAGATGTACCCGGCGTTCGCCTCGCTCGCGCTGGGGTCGGCGCTGGCGCTGCTCATGTACCCGCACGTGCTGACCGCAGCCTTCTCCGCGGCCAGTGCGCGGACGCTGCGGAAGGTGACGGTCGCGCTGCCCGTCTGGACGGCCGTGCTCGGGCTGTTCGGCCTGCTGGGCATCGCCGCGCTGGCGGCCGGGGTGGAGGCGCCGCCGGGCAACGCCGAGGCCGCGCTGCCGTTGCTCATCCAGCGGCTCATGCCGGCCGCGCTCACCGGCGCGCTGTTCGGCGCGCTGGCCGTGGGCGCGCTGGTCCCGGCGGCGGTCATGTCGATCGCGGCGGCCACCCTGTTCGTCCGCAACGTCTACGTCGAGTACTTCAACCCCTTCGCCACGCCCAAGTACCAGACCCGGGTCGCGCAATGGGTCTCGCTGACCGCGAAGGTCGGCGCCGTCGCGTTCGTGCTGGGGCTGCGCAACCAGGACGCCATCAACCTGCAACTACTGGGCGGGGTGTGGATCCTGCAGACGTTCCCGTCGGTGGCACTGGGCCTGTTCACCCGCTGGTCGCACGGGCGGGCGCTGCTCGGCGGCTGGCTGGCCGGCATGGTCGCGGGCACACTGATGGTCGCCTGGGGAGGGTTCTCCGCGGTGATCACCTTGGGGGTGCCCGCGTACGCCGCGGTCGTCGCGCTCGCCATCAACGTCGTCGTTACGCTGGTGCTCACCCCGTTCGCCAGGTCGGTACCGTCCAGTCCTCCGCCCGTGAGGCCGGCATGA
- a CDS encoding SigE family RNA polymerase sigma factor, translating to MNTEQPVAHLTGPSADLLPGTRDLNVLDRDAALAELFSRHYTPTLRLAVLLGADDAEDVVAEAFWQLYRRWNKLRDADAALAYLRGVVVNLIRMRVRHLQVARKHSGTVEDDAVSAESEALLRDDQRELVAALKQLPARQREALVLRYWLGLRESEIAKAMDISCGAVKSHTARGMAALTRAMEGRS from the coding sequence ATGAACACTGAACAACCCGTCGCACACCTGACCGGCCCGTCGGCGGACCTGCTGCCCGGGACCAGGGACCTCAACGTCCTCGACCGCGACGCGGCGCTGGCCGAGCTGTTCTCCCGGCACTACACGCCGACGCTCCGCCTGGCCGTGCTGCTGGGCGCCGACGACGCCGAGGACGTGGTGGCGGAGGCGTTCTGGCAGCTCTACCGGCGCTGGAACAAGCTGCGCGACGCCGATGCCGCCCTGGCCTACCTGCGCGGCGTGGTGGTCAACCTGATCCGGATGCGGGTGCGCCACCTGCAGGTCGCGCGCAAGCACAGCGGGACGGTGGAGGACGACGCGGTGTCCGCGGAGAGCGAGGCGCTGCTTCGCGACGACCAGCGAGAGCTCGTCGCCGCGCTGAAACAGCTTCCCGCCCGGCAGCGGGAGGCACTGGTCCTGAGATACTGGCTCGGCCTGCGGGAAAGCGAGATCGCCAAAGCCATGGACATCTCGTGCGGTGCGGTCAAGTCACACACGGCCCGCGGGATGGCGGCGTTGACGCGTGCGATGGAGGGACGGTCATGA